Sequence from the Thermococcus sp. genome:
CAGCAAAGGGCCGAGCATGGAGCTGTTTTATAGGATAAGCTTTCAGGAGGTAGTTGCGGACGCTTTAAGCTTAGTTGAGGAGCGTGAGCTCTCTTCCAAGCACGCCCTCGAGAGGGTCTTCAGGAAAGTGGCAGGAAGGGACCGTGAAAAGGCGCGCGGTTTGGCCCACGCTTACGTCTTCGAGATTGAGAAGTGGCGCGCTAAAATAGACTTCATAATCAACTCGGTTTTGAAGGGCTCAACGATTGAAGATTTGGACCCCTATCTGGCGAACCTCCTTCGTATAGGGACGTTTGAGATACACTTCCGGAAGGTTCCGCCAGCGATAGCGACAGACTCTATAATCCGTGTCGTCAAGGAGCGCTTTGACTTCAGCAGGGCAAAATTTGTAAACGCTCTGATGCACTCTATAGAGAAGTTCGACGTCGAGAAAGCGTTGAAAAGGCTGAAAGAGAAGGACAGAATAGCGTGGTTGAGCGTTCGCTTCTCCCACCCGCGCTGGTATGTTGAATACGTCATAGACTTGCTCGGCTACGACGAGGCCGTTCGCTTGCTCCTCAGCAACAACAGACCCCAGCGCTACTACGTCAGGGCCAACACGCTGAAGACTGACGTTGATTCTCTCAGAGATTACCTTGAGGAGAATGGCGTTAGAACTGCTCTGACTCCGGTTCCCGACGTTTTGAAAGTCCTCGAATACAAGACTCCTGTCACGAGGCTTGACTGGTACAAAGAAGGGAAGTTCGTGATTCAGGATTTGGCTAGTGCCTACGTCGCCCACGTCTTGAATCCGGAGCCGGGCGAGAGGGTTCTTGACCTAGCGGCCGCGCCGGGGAGTAAAACCTTCCACGCCGCGGCGCTTATGGAGAACAGGGGCGAAATAGTGGCGGTTGATTATTCCTACGACCGCTTAATGAGAATGAAGGAGAAAATGAAACTTCTGGGAATCAAAAACGTCAGGCTCGTTCATGCGGACGGCCAGAGCTTCAAAGATAAAGCCAAATTCGACAGAATAATCCTTGATGCGCCGTGTTCAAGCTCCGGGACTTACAGGCAGTTTCCGGAGGTAAAGTGGCGCTTTGATGAAAAAAAGATTAAGCGCATCATAAGCGTCCAGAGGAATATGCTCAAAAACGCGTACGAGAATCTCCGCGAGGATGGCGAGATGACATACTCGACGTGCTCGATTAGAGTTGATGAAGACGAAGAAAACGTCCTCTTCGCCGTTGAACGGGTCGGGCTGGAGCTGATAAAGGAGAGCTTCAGCTGGGGGGATAGAGGCTTTCTCGAAATAGGGGATAAGGTCTTCCGTGCTTGGACCCACAGACACG
This genomic interval carries:
- a CDS encoding RsmB/NOP family class I SAM-dependent RNA methyltransferase; translation: MELFYRISFQEVVADALSLVEERELSSKHALERVFRKVAGRDREKARGLAHAYVFEIEKWRAKIDFIINSVLKGSTIEDLDPYLANLLRIGTFEIHFRKVPPAIATDSIIRVVKERFDFSRAKFVNALMHSIEKFDVEKALKRLKEKDRIAWLSVRFSHPRWYVEYVIDLLGYDEAVRLLLSNNRPQRYYVRANTLKTDVDSLRDYLEENGVRTALTPVPDVLKVLEYKTPVTRLDWYKEGKFVIQDLASAYVAHVLNPEPGERVLDLAAAPGSKTFHAAALMENRGEIVAVDYSYDRLMRMKEKMKLLGIKNVRLVHADGQSFKDKAKFDRIILDAPCSSSGTYRQFPEVKWRFDEKKIKRIISVQRNMLKNAYENLREDGEMTYSTCSIRVDEDEENVLFAVERVGLELIKESFSWGDRGFLEIGDKVFRAWTHRHDCNGFFIAKMRKR